The proteins below are encoded in one region of Sander vitreus isolate 19-12246 chromosome 24, sanVit1, whole genome shotgun sequence:
- the LOC144512817 gene encoding uncharacterized protein LOC144512817, whose protein sequence is MDRHRKQLEVVLKPETKLRGEALPSDVHKVIVCEKQQQEWSSSLDQEDTKPPHIKEEQEELRVNQEGEQLRGLEEADITKFPFTPVPVKSEDDEENPQFSQLHQIQNEQIKTEADGEDCGRPEPAMNSDKHSQPDTDDETGDSSEPVTDTSADWKETRVPPSGLNSLKNDEAHVSDSRCTTGEKEYEERFGTSGRLNPSSLSYPLALPLSFARSRESKGHPNSRARGVGLRGRGRYPLKPSTCASLLETEGYPEYTAQPATMAARSTRESHKWTPKETRQLIHFRAENEQKFLKSKYAAKQLWETLMKEMGLEGKVTGQQASKKWENLKQRYKELRTPKTGSGTDMGEVTAATWQFYEDMHKVLGARPSLDPPLVGASFYEDPTPILMETVEPSSPASTSAASRSPLPTPSSRKKRRKKNPILDFLTEESKKEQRRHEERQAKTERFLCLFEKMIDKL, encoded by the exons ctttACCTTCAGATGTCCACAAAGTGATTGTTTGTGAAAAACAGCAGCAGGAATGGAGCTCCAGTCTGGACCAGGAGGACACGaagcccccacacattaaagaggaacaggaggaactccgGGTCAATCAGGAAGGAGAGCAGCTTagagggctggaggaggctgatatcaccaagttcccattcactcctgtccctgtgaagagtgaagatgacgAGGAGAATCCTCAgttctcacagcttcatcaaatacaaaatgaacagatcaaaacagaagctgatggcgAGGACTGCGGAAGACCAGAACCAGCTATGAACTCGGATAAACATTCACAACCAGATACTGATGAcgagactggagactcttctgaacctgtgACTGATACCAGTGCTGATTGGAAAGAGACCAGAGTACCTCCGTCaggtttaaactctctgaaaaaTGATGAAGCCCATGTCAGTGATTCAAGATGTACTACTGGTGAGAAAGAGTATGAGGAAAGATTTGGCACCAGTGGACGGCTCAATCCCagttctctgtcttaccccttagcccttccccttagttttgcgcgTTCACGTGAGAGTAAGGGCCATCCCAATTCTCGTGctcgaggggtagggctaagggggAGGGGTAGATACCCCTTAAAACCAAGCACTTGCGCGAGCTTACTTGAAACCGAGGGGTATCCAGAATACACTGCGCAACCGGCAACAATGGCGGCCAGATCAACCAGAGAAtcccataaat ggacgccgaAGGAAACCcggcagctgatccactttcgggctgaaaacgagcagaagtttcttAAATCAAAATATGCTGCAAAGCAACTATGGGA gacactgatgaaagaaatggggctggagggaaaggttactggccaacaggcgtCAAAGAAGTGGGAAAATCTTAAGCAAAGATACAAG GAACTAAGAACTCCCAAAACAGGGTCAGGTACAGACATGGGGGAAGTGACCGCTGCAACCTGGCAATTTTATGAAGATATGCATAAGGTGTTGGGTGCCAGGCCGTCACTCGACCCTCCTTTGGTGGGGGCATCCTTTTATGAGGATCCCACGCCAATCCTCATG GAGACTGTTGAGCCCTCATCCCCAGCCAGCACCTCTGCAGCCAGCAGATCACCACTGCCAACTCCCTCATCccgaaaaaaaagaaggaaaaaaaatcccatcCTGGATTTCCTCACTGAGGAGTCCAAGAAAGAGCAGAGGCGCCACGAGGAGCGCCAGGCCAAGACAGAGAGGTTCTTGTGCCTCTTTGAAAAGATGATAGAtaaactgtag